The Tenebrio molitor chromosome 3, icTenMoli1.1, whole genome shotgun sequence genome contains a region encoding:
- the LOC138125699 gene encoding cytochrome P450 4c3-like has product MLLGIVLLGVTALTTLYYFFKVETKKSKKSRSRVRHIKKLPGPPTFNWFLGNIYPLQDSPDKIFQLLRKWGVEYYPIYKLWAMSVAVANVMSPEDMKLILTNIKHIRKSPVYDSLKKWLGTGILTSSGTKWQTRRKILTPAFHFKILQDFIEIFNEKTEEMVEVLKRECDKTCTEITPIITHFALKVIGETAMGMKLEFVSKKEEAYKTAIHGLIDTIMFRICRPYLLNIWLYIFTPHFYRELKFVKTLHSFTRNVIAEKEKDFHSCSTERTRKRLAMLDLLLTVKREGGPIDNEGIREEVDGFMFGGHDTVSTTITFALMVIASRPKVQEEIVQEMRDVLGDIRKKPQYRDLQELTYMERCIKETLRFYPSAPYIARILGEDLVTHTGYKLKKGTVVQMHIYDLHHNPDIYPDPEKFDPDRFLPHNCDQRHPFAYIPFSAGHRNCLGQKFAMLEMKAVLCGILGSFVLEAVDTPESIVLVADIMIRSKNSIRVKFLPRM; this is encoded by the exons ATGCTTCTGGGGATAGTTCTCTTGGGTGTAACAGCACTGACTactttatattatttttttaaagtggaaacaaaaaaatcaaaaaaatctcGTAGTCGCGTTCgccacattaaaaaattaccaggACCTCCTACGTTCAACTGGTTTTTGGGGAATATATACCCTCTTCAAGATAGTCCAG ATAAAATTTTCCAGCTTCTTAGAAAATGGGGTGTCGAGTACTACCCTATTTATAAGTTATGGGCAATGTCTGTAGCAGTTGCTAACGTAATGAGCCCAGAAGATATGAAG TTGATTCTGACCAATATAAAACACATAAGGAAGAGTCCAGTCTACGACTCGCTGAAGAAGTGGTTAGGTACTGGAATATTGACCAGCAGCGGAACCAAGTGGCAGACGCGTCGGAAAATCTTAACACCAGCTTTCCATTTTAAGATCCTTCAAGACTTTATTGAAATCTTCAACGAGAAAACCGAGGAAATGGTAGAAGTGTTGAAGCGGGAGTGTGACAAGACCTGCACTGAGATAACTCCGATAATTACTCATTTCGCTCTGAAGGTCATCGGAG AGACTGCAATGGGGATGAAACTGGAATTTGTTTCGAAAAAAGAAGAAGCTTACAAGACAGCGATTCATGGTTTAATCGACACAATAATGTTTCGAATCTGTCGCCCTTACCTTTTAAACATCTGGCTTTACATTTTCACTCCTCATTTTTACAGAGAACTGAAATTTGTCAAGACACTACACAGCTTCACTAGAAACGTTATTgctgaaaaagaaaaagattttCACAGTTGTTCGACTGAAAGGACAAGAAAACGGTTGGCAATGTTGGACTTGTTGCTAACTGTCAAAAGAGAAGGAGGACCCATCGATAATGAAGGTATCAGAGAAGAAGTGGACGGTTTTATGTTTGGAGGACACGACACTGTTTCCACCACCATTACTTTTGCCTTGATGGTGATCGCCAGTCGTCCCAAAGTTCAA GAGGAAATTGTCCAAGAGATGAGAGACGTTTTGGGAGACATCAGGAAAAAACCACAATACCGCGACCTGCAAGAGCTCACATACATGGAGAGATGTATCAAGGAAACCCTGAGGTTCTATCCAAGTGCGCCCTATATTGCGCGTATACTCGGCGAAGATTTGGTAACACACACTGGGTACAAACTAAAGAAGGGTACAGTGGTGCAGATGCACATCTACGATCTCCATCACAACCCTGACATTTATCCTGATCCTGAAAAATTCGATCCTGATCGATTCCTGCCGCACAACTGCGACCAACGACATCCTTTTGCCTACATTCCTTTCAGTGCAGGACACAGAAATTGCTTGGGCCAAAAGTTCGCCATGTTGGAAATGAAGGCTGTTCTGTGTGGAATTTTGGGGAGTTTTGTTTTGGAAGCAGTAGACACCCCGGAATCAATTGTTTTAGTGGCAGATATTATGATCAGAAGCAAGAACAGCATCAGGGTGAAATTTCTGCCCAGAATGTAA